The following proteins are encoded in a genomic region of Gemmatimonadota bacterium:
- the tadA gene encoding tRNA adenosine(34) deaminase TadA, which yields MPTNRLTKDSAWMRLALEEAEDAGAAGEVPVGAVIVREGDLLARGANAMVASGDPTAHAEMIAVQAALAALGVARLEGCTLYVTLEPCAMCAGAIVLARLDRVVFGAWDDKAGMGGSVGDVLRHPKLNHRPEVAGGVLASECGALLKDFFASRR from the coding sequence CACGAATCGCCTCACAAAAGACAGTGCCTGGATGCGCCTCGCCCTCGAAGAAGCCGAGGATGCGGGAGCCGCCGGTGAAGTGCCCGTCGGAGCCGTCATCGTCCGTGAGGGTGACCTGCTGGCTCGGGGCGCGAACGCCATGGTGGCCTCCGGCGACCCAACCGCGCACGCCGAGATGATCGCCGTACAGGCGGCCCTCGCGGCCCTTGGGGTGGCTCGGCTCGAGGGCTGTACCCTGTATGTGACGCTCGAGCCCTGTGCGATGTGTGCCGGGGCGATCGTGCTCGCGCGACTCGATCGCGTGGTGTTTGGGGCCTGGGACGATAAAGCCGGCATGGGCGGTTCGGTGGGGGATGTGCTCCGCCATCCCAAGCTGAATCACCGTCCTGAGGTTGCGGGCGGGGTGTTGGCCAGCGAGTGCGGCGCACTGCTCAAGGATTTCTTTGCCTCGCGCCGATAA